DNA sequence from the Malus domestica chromosome 11, GDT2T_hap1 genome:
TTATTGGGCAAGCTTGGCTCAGTTAATCCcctcgatccagcttgagggggagtgttggaagaatGCATGCAAGTCATATCTTGTGTTAAAATGtatgcatgaaataaacatgttggatgactagtgaagttaggctagtcaacattctttgtgtaaattaggcaagttaggcaagttaggaaattaggcaagttaggcaagttaggcaagttaggcaagttaggcttatgtctactttcttttcctatatatatgtttcatttgtaattgtttcttcatgAAATACACATCAAAAATTCTACAGTTTGTGATAAATCTCGTCTGAACCAGATTTTCTTTCCAGGTTCCAGCAGCGACGTCTATTCTCTTATGCGGTCTAAGATCGATAATGAATGTTGAAGTTTCTCATTCTGCAGCAATGATTCCCTTCCAAGCCGAACCGTACCGTTCAAATACCCATTGTCCCAAGAATACCGACAACCAAAAACACTGGGCGGCTATAAATTAAGAACCTTAATTATAAAGATTGTACAGCATCTAACCTGACCTTTTGTTTTTCAGCGTGTTCATACGTAGTTGGAGTGAGTAGTTGGCAACCTAGAAAGATGATGAGAAAAAAGATGAAACCAATTCCGTCACATTGGCAACAATTTCGTGGTACAAGTGTCATACCGTGCAATATAAAAGTTGATCGAGAAATAGCTCAAACATTCGGAAAGACACTTGGGTTGGTTTGAATCACATATGAGGGAAAATGGTGAAAGTATGAGTATCAATATCAACTCCGACGATGATGTTGAATAATTGAGATTGTAGCAACAGATAGAAGAAATGGAAGGACTACTCATGCAAATTTGAACACAATACGGAAATTGCAATGGGATCAAATGGTTAAGGATATATACAGGTTCTCCAACCTTAGTGATTCAGCACACACTGGTTCTGATACGATAACAACATATATAATAACTACTCTCATCCAGTAACCCTCAAAACCTAGAACAATTTACTAACTATAATCTGAAACCCTGAATTAATTGGATATGataacaacatatatatattcaaatcacTGAAAGAAACGAAACGAACATATATATGAGTTTCGGATTATTCATTGGATATATATTGTCCTAAATTATAAACGTTTCACAGTTAGTAATGATAAAGATGTGAAGAGCAGTAGCAGATCAACCTAGATACTGATAACTCGAGATTTAGGAATTTCAGTTGGATCAAAAATATCATCTTTGGCCGCCGTGTTGGTCAGCCTAAGCAGACTCCTAGTGGCCAAAATAGCCTTGGGATTGATATCATGCATAGACCTCGCATACAAACTGGTACAAGCCTTGCTCGCCTTATCAATCAGCTCCTTGTTTTGGTTTGGACACAAAAGGCAGTGTCCCAAAATTCGCAAAACCGGTTGCAGTAATTCCCACGGCAGTGGAATTCTCCCCATGCCCACGCCCACCGCAGCCTTTCCCGAACCACCTTCCTTATTCTCATCATTTCCATCCTCCTGTACTTCACACTTTCCACCCTCTTCTTTACGTTTATTAGTGCTGCTGCTACCACTACTACTACCAGTCATCTCCTTGTACATTTCGCCGTCTTGACCAGCCCAAACCCTACAAAACTCACAAAATTCGATTTTAGACTGCACCGGCATTTCACATATCTTGCTGTAGTACAACTCAAGCGCAACCCCAACAATCCTGGCCCTCCTTGTGGACCTCACTGTGCCATAGGGTTCCAAGCTGGGGGATATAACTGCCAAGTTTAGGCCTGTCGAATTGTTCTTAATGGGTGCCTTTGTTTCGTGGTAGAGGCTGGGGTGAGACAAGTCAGGCACGTTGACGGTAATGGCCTGGCTAGCACGTGTGGTGGTTTCGTGGGCGTAGAGGGCTAACAGAACAGCCTCAAAGCCGGCTATGGGTATACGAAGAGACACGCGGGAGAGGTAGACACCAGCAATGATGGGAAGGAAGCGAAGGACCACAAGTTGGAGGTCGTTATCGGAGGATTGGAAGGTGTCGTAGAGCCAACGGCAGAGGTTGTTGTCGCCTGCACCGGAGTCGGGTAGGCGGAGAAGGGAGGAGATGTTGGAGGCGGTGTGGTGGTCATGGAGGAGGGAGCGGGAAGGGTTGGAGGAGGAGGCGAGggaaggagggagagaggggAGGATGGTTGAGAGGGACTGGATTGTTGATTGGGCTTTGGAGCGGGATGATGAGTGGTCTGATGAGGCAGAAGTGGTAATTGttggggtggtggtggtggtggtggtggaactGATGGTGTCTTGATGATCTTCTGCGGTGGATGAGGTGGAGGGATCGTTCGACattgttagagagagagagagagagagagagagagagagagagagagagagttatttGAGGCTTGAGGTAGAAATTGAATAGGGAACGTTTCAAAGTAGGTTAAAACGGATGTTTGTTATATGGTCAAAGGAGAtaatttagtattttttttctcttctttttttggcAAGTAATCAGGATGAGGAATTGCAGTTTAATCGcattgagaaatttttcattgtgacagGAATATGGATAGTACACtagtttttatataagtggtgaaaaattgtattttttaagttattaactttttagcacacatattctACCATTGATATATTGACACGTAGTGTACCACTCCGTGTTCCAATCACATTGAAATCTCTCAATCGCATCTATtcatttttctttccattttatcagataacatttttcttcatttttacaGTTACGAAGATTAAAGTGTTACAAGCATTCATTCATACGACAAAATTGCTATCTATAACCTACTAGTACCGTCAGATCCCTACATTTCTTGTTCATCAAGTCATCTTTTACAGAGCAGACGATGCAGAAGCCAAATCTTCGGGTGTTGCTGGTTTGTGCGTCTCTGCAgttaaaaacaaagatttgATTTGATGTTTAGTCTATAGTGGCAGGAAgaacatgtttaaaaaaattaataatatgtgTCCAAACAATCCAAAATTCcgtaagaaaagaaaacaaatggcATTTCAATGTCATAGTTCAAGAGTTCATGGATATTTCAACTGCGCGCAACTTTGGTCCAGCTCCTCAAATCATTAtggattataattttttggCAGATCTAGTTTCGATTCCTTTCTGTAACACTGTAATcctttgaaaattattgaaaccAAGATCAGTTCTAATCCAATTATAAATGACTTAAACTGCTTAGATGATAACTTAGAGAGCAAGAGGACTCCATGCAACCTAGCTATTGGCAGGTAAATTTCATAACCATTTCGGAAACAACATAGAAAAGGAGAACCGTTTTCATCATCATGCATTTTCCATGAATGTTTGAATGTACGTGTGTTTGAATGTGAATGCATATGAAGCAAAATCTATAAAATAGGACCTTAATAATTCAAGGAGAAAAAAGGAAGACAAGAAAAATAGAATTCACAAAGATTTACCGATACAGAAAACACCATCTTCAACTAACAAGGGAATCTCCTTGCCTTGAAAGCTAAATGTTGTTCTGCTCCTTTTAAACACATGAAACATAGAGGCTTCGCCGTTAGGTCTTAAAGGTCGTCACATCTCGATAGCCTCTCCTAACTAGACCCGCAGCAAGTGGCGACGATTAATTGCTTCCTACTTCCATTGTTGTCCCAGAGGTCAGCTCACAACATGCAGTGCTTAAACAGCTATGATTTGGTTGCCTAGTGTTTACTCCCTTTCTCTCCAGCTTCTTTTGCATTTTTTCTTTGCTGTGTTGCTACCACTCTAAGGGCTCGTTTTGGTAGAAAGGATTGGTTTGGAAGAGATAACCCTCCAAATATTCAAGGCATATTAAAGGTAGATGAGAATGTTTTTTTCAATTCGAGGGGATTAGCTAGAAGAGGCTTAGACATGAAGAAAACTTTTCCCTTCTAATCCTCCAGTGTTTCAGTCACAAACAAGATAGAATCTGTCTACAAATTGGGCAGAAGCACACCGCTGCAActccttttttctttcctttctacCGTCACTTGTTCTAGATAACACCATTTTTCACTTTCTACTCAACGGGAAAAGTGCCAGCAGAATATCCAAATACTAACCTTGAAGGGAAGAAGAGAAAAGTCTCTCTATATATACACGCATTAAAGGATTGTTAATCAGGCCAAACAGCAAGTAGTTTTCCAGTGAAGAGATGACACTAACCAATTGAAgagggccaaaaaaaaaaagacatgaaCGTGTACAGAAGCATATTGAAGTTTAAATAAGGCAAAAATAGATGAACAAAATGATTAAAGGATAAGAGGCCACAGCCTCCATCTGGGACCTTGCaacttccttccttcctcttcctGCACCCTCAAACCCTCAAAACCCATCACtcaattttgtcataaaaaatGTTGGTAGGGCCTCCATTCCATTTGCTCAGTGCTCCCCAAATCCTAAGTCACACTCACAGGTATAAAAAGCCCCAAGAGCATCCAATAGGAGCTTTATGCTACTATATTTAAAGCCCTAATGAGATATTTCATCCTTAATGAGCCTGAAAATGGGATTAGATCCACTACTTGAGCTAGTAACTTCCTTTATTGAATAGCAAAAAATTAGACTACATCTAGCCCAAAAATTAGGCTACATCTAGCCCCAAAAAACAATGGGTAACACCTTTCCTCTTCACTATCTCATTTGCTTTCCTTCAAAGTTGGCTTGGCTACAAATATATCATATgaatatgggagacatagtggTGGCAATTTGATGGCCCATGGTAAATTACCCAATAAAAATATTTTCGACAgttattcattttatttttaatacacCCTTATTTATTTTCCGTAGAATTATAAAATAATCCAACAATGTGAAGGACTCGTTAAGAACTGCTACTCTACAAAGCAATTTTACTCTCTAGCGTTTTTTGTCAGTAGCACTTGTgccaaatccaaaaaaaataagTTTTCAGTAATGATAAGTTAAGGACTTTGTTTtctccaaattaaaattttgcatcagtattttttttgtatataagtaactgtttggacccaaatttacatcattGGCCTATgaaatcaaggccgttgagtgaATATAGTGCCCGACTGTCGGATCAAGAAATAAAGgtcattattaaaagataatggtttttaaagttatgatttttatcataattatcttttaataatgatttattatgaaagatgagatatatatatatctagaaGCATGACGGCACAACTGGCGTGTGAATGTGTGAATGGGATTGGATTTAAGTGACAGCCATCATGATGCATGCATAGATGAGTTTAAATCATAGGAAACCTAGGTAGACTAGGCTTTTTGTTTTACTTGGTAATGGATGTGGCAGACGTGCCGTGGGAAAGgctatcatatatatatatatacatatatacacatatatatatatatatatatttggtggATGTCGTACATTTTGGCAGTCTACATGCCATGGGAAAGGtgcaaactatatatatatataattggtggTTGTTTAGGTGAAGGTTattcgatatatatatatatatatatataattggtggTTGTTTAGGTGAAGGTTATCCAAGTCACGTCAGATACATGGGAATTTGAAATAGGACTCTACTCGAGAATCAGGCCATGCCAAGCAAGTACATCAGTCCTATAAATACAGATGCAATG
Encoded proteins:
- the LOC103408920 gene encoding uncharacterized protein, with the translated sequence MSNDPSTSSTAEDHQDTISSTTTTTTTPTITTSASSDHSSSRSKAQSTIQSLSTILPSLPPSLASSSNPSRSLLHDHHTASNISSLLRLPDSGAGDNNLCRWLYDTFQSSDNDLQLVVLRFLPIIAGVYLSRVSLRIPIAGFEAVLLALYAHETTTRASQAITVNVPDLSHPSLYHETKAPIKNNSTGLNLAVISPSLEPYGTVRSTRRARIVGVALELYYSKICEMPVQSKIEFCEFCRVWAGQDGEMYKEMTGSSSGSSSTNKRKEEGGKCEVQEDGNDENKEGGSGKAAVGVGMGRIPLPWELLQPVLRILGHCLLCPNQNKELIDKASKACTSLYARSMHDINPKAILATRSLLRLTNTAAKDDIFDPTEIPKSRVISI